From the genome of Ktedonobacterales bacterium:
AGGTTCCGGTAATGCTGCGCATAATCAAGCCCATAGCCCACCACAAAGCGATCAGCGACCTGAAAACCAATATAATGCGGGGTAACGACTTTCGCGCGTTCCTTCACCTTATCAATCAGCGTGCAAACCCGCAGGCTGGCCGGGTTCCTCGTGCGCAGCACCTCCAGCAAATAGTGCAGCGTCAAGCCGCTGTCAACAATATCATCTACGAGCAGCACATGCTTGCCAGCGATAGGTTCTTCCAGGTCTTTCACAATACGGACCACTCCGCTCGACTCGGTGGCGCTGCCATAACTGGAAGTGACCATAAAATCCATCTCCAGCGGCAAATCAATCGCCCGCGCCAGATCGGCTACAAACATCAGCGCGCCCTTCAAGACACAGAGCAGCAGCAGCGGCGCTCGCCCCTTATAGTCGTGGCTGATATGCTGTCCCAACTCTGCCACCTTTTGCTGCAATTGCTGCTGGGTAATGATGACTTCTTCAATGTCGTTATGCACATATCCTCCTTCTTAATTCGATACCTGATTCGATGCTACAAAACAGCTTCCAATTCCAACGCCAGCACACGCCGCGTCGTCGGCGTCAGCTTCACCACATCGGCAACCTGATAGCCAGCCACCCAGAGGATACGATCATCAGCCCCACACACCAGCGGCAGCGCATCGCGCTCGGGGCGGGGGATTTTCGCGTCCACCATTACATCTTGCAGCTTCTTCTCACTGCGCAGGCCCAGCGTGCGAAAGCGATCACCGGCCCGCCGCGTGCGCACGTAGAGCGGTTGATACGCCTCTACCGCATCCAGGTCCATATACCCCCAGCGCCGCCCAGGCTCGCCACGCTCGTAGCCTGGTGGCGGACTGTTCTGCCCATCCAACACATGCCCTCGTACCAACCAGCGCGTGCCAGGCAATCTCGCTTCGCCTGGCACAGAGAATAGTACGCGCTCTTGATACTGCGGCAGCGCGCCAGAGGCTGTACTCTTGCGTGCAAGCTCTGATACATACCCCAGGGTGAACCGCTTATATACACGGCGCAGCCGCAGCCCGCCAGGCAGATGAAGCGCGCCAGAACCAGATGAGCCAAGCAGCAGGGCATCGCTCGCCTCCACATGGCGGTAGCCCAGACGAGCTTCGCCGCCCGAAATCCGCCATCCCGCGCGCAGCAGCAAGCGCCGACGCAGCGCCAGTGGCAAAAGCCGATAGGCTTCCACATCCCCTTCCAGGCAAGACACCTGCTCACTGACAATAACATCAGGCCAGCAGGCGTCAACCTGCGCCTCGATATAGGCATTCTCCTCTGCCAGCACTACAGCGTTGCGCAGCAGTGTCTCACGCAGATTCGGGTTATAGCGTTCCAGCACCGGCAGCAGATCGTGGCGGATACGATTGCGCAGGAAACGACGGTCCTGGTTGCTGGCATCCTCACGAGACGCGAGGCGATGCTGTTCGCAATAGCGGAGAATCTCCGCGCGGCGGATACGCAGCAGCGGGCGGATAATATCGCCCTCCAGCGCGCGCATCCCGGCCAGGCCCGCCAGCCCACTCCCCCGCAGCCAGTGCATCACCAGCGTTTCCACCTGATCATCAGCATGGTGGGCGACGGCAATCCGCGCCGCGCCAACATCAGCAGCAATCCGGCGCAGAAACGCATAGCGCGCGCGCCGGGCAGCGTCTTCCAGCGAGCGATGGGTCTTTTGTGCCTGTGCCTGAACATCCTCTCGCCCAGGCGTGAAGGGTAAGCCCCAC
Proteins encoded in this window:
- the hpt gene encoding hypoxanthine phosphoribosyltransferase, with amino-acid sequence MHNDIEEVIITQQQLQQKVAELGQHISHDYKGRAPLLLLCVLKGALMFVADLARAIDLPLEMDFMVTSSYGSATESSGVVRIVKDLEEPIAGKHVLLVDDIVDSGLTLHYLLEVLRTRNPASLRVCTLIDKVKERAKVVTPHYIGFQVADRFVVGYGLDYAQHYRNLPYIGVLKPEVYQAPIDGADTSGKGR
- the tilS gene encoding tRNA lysidine(34) synthetase TilS — encoded protein: MTDSSLLAGVQTAIDEQHLFPDGGVVVVGVSGGPDSVCLLHVLKNLCGPVGPYAGIRVHVAHLDHGLRGEAGRADAAFVADLARQWGLPFTPGREDVQAQAQKTHRSLEDAARRARYAFLRRIAADVGAARIAVAHHADDQVETLVMHWLRGSGLAGLAGMRALEGDIIRPLLRIRRAEILRYCEQHRLASREDASNQDRRFLRNRIRHDLLPVLERYNPNLRETLLRNAVVLAEENAYIEAQVDACWPDVIVSEQVSCLEGDVEAYRLLPLALRRRLLLRAGWRISGGEARLGYRHVEASDALLLGSSGSGALHLPGGLRLRRVYKRFTLGYVSELARKSTASGALPQYQERVLFSVPGEARLPGTRWLVRGHVLDGQNSPPPGYERGEPGRRWGYMDLDAVEAYQPLYVRTRRAGDRFRTLGLRSEKKLQDVMVDAKIPRPERDALPLVCGADDRILWVAGYQVADVVKLTPTTRRVLALELEAVL